Proteins encoded in a region of the Manis javanica isolate MJ-LG chromosome 15, MJ_LKY, whole genome shotgun sequence genome:
- the SMCO3 gene encoding single-pass membrane and coiled-coil domain-containing protein 3, protein MAQSDFLYPDNPKRRQEVNRLHQQLLDCLSDSFHATNKLTGVLNTHLGCKLASIEMKRDGTIKENCDIIIQAMMKIQKELQKVDEALKDKLEPTLYRKLQDIKERETDKIAIVQKVISVILGEATSAASAVAVKLVGSNVTTGLINKLVTVLAQIGASLLGSIGVAVLGLGIDMIFRAILGAVEKTQLQAAITSYEKHLVEFKLASEKYHHAITEVTNTVKHQMK, encoded by the coding sequence ATGGCTCAGAGTGACTTCCTCTACCCAGACAACCCAAAGAGGAGGCAAGAAGTAAATCGCCTTCACCAGCAGCTCCTTGACTGCTTATCTGACAGCTTCCATGCCACCAATAAGCTGACTGGGGTTTTAAATACGCACTTGGGGTGCAAGCTGGCCTCCATTGAGATGAAAAGAGATGGGACCATCAAAGAAAACTGTGATATCATCATCCAAGCCATGATGAAAATCCAAAAGGAATTGCAAAAGGTTGATGAAGCGCTGAAAGATAAACTAGAGCCAACCCTCTATAGAAAACTTCAGGATAttaaagaaagggaaacagaCAAAATTGCAATAGTACAAAAGGTTATTTCAGTCATCCTAGGAGAAGCTACTTCTGCAGCCAGTGCAGTGGCCGTTAAACTTGTGGGCTCAAATGTCACAACTGGCCTAATTAACAAGTTGGTCACTGTGTTAGCGCAAATTGGTGCTTCTCTCCTTGGTAGCATAGGAGTTGCTGTTCTTGGCCTTGGCATAGATATGATTTTCCGAGCTATCCTGGGAGCAGTGGAGAAAACACAGCTTCAAGCAGCCATTACAAGTTATGAGAAGCATCTGGTGGAATTCAAGTTAGCCTCGGAAAAGTACCATCACGCCATTACTGAGGTCACCAACACAGTGAAACACCAAATGAAATAA